TGTTGCAGCTTGTCGATCGCGCCCGTCGCGCCCGTGCCCACCGCCACGATGCGGCCCTGCGGCCCCGCGTTCACGCAGTCCTTGATGGTGCACTCGGCCTCGTGCAGCAGCCGCGTCATGCTGCGGCCGGTGACGTCGTCTTCGGTGTGGGTGTTCGCGTAGTGCCGCTGCAGGCCCTGCAGGTACTCCTCGACGAATCGCAGCGTCCGCCCGCTGGCCGTGTAGTCGCAGTACACCAGCATGCGCTGACCGAAGGGCGTGGAGAAACTGCTGTCCACGCCGACGATCTGCGAGCGCAGGTAGGCGAAGTCGAGCTTCCGGCTGGGCATGTGCGGCTCCGGGAAGAGGGGCTCCGCCGAGTGTAGCAGGGCGACGAGAGCGGTGCCATGGGCCTCCGCGCCCGTGCCCGACCCTAGGCCCGCCGTGCCCTCACGAACGCACTCACGACCGCGCCGTCGATCTCGTCGAGATGGTCGATCACGCGCTGCGGTCCGCCCTCGCTCGCGGGCACCGATTCCGCCATGCCCGCGATGTCATCGCGCGAGTACTCCCGGGTGATCTCGAACGACACGTCGGTGTAGCCGGCGCGCTCCAGCCGGGCCCGGTAGTCGTCCATCGTCAGCGCGCCGCTCACGCATCCCGTCCACAGCGCGACCGAACTCTGCACGGCGCTCGGGAGGGGCCGCGTGAGGACGACGTCGCTCACCGCGAATCGGCCTCCCGGCTTCGTCACGCGATGTGCTTCGGCCAGGACACGGTCCTTGTCGCCGGCCAGGTTGATCACGCAGTTGCTGATGATCACGTCGACCGTGTGATCGTCGAAGGGAAGGGTCTCGAGCGTTCCCTCCCGGAACTCGACGTTGGTCGCACCGGCCGCCTCGGCGTTGGTCCGCGCGATGGCGAGCATCTCGCGGGTCATGTCCACGCCGAAGGCCCGGCCGGTCGGGCCGACGCGCCGGGCGCTGAGCAGCACGTCGATGCCGCCGCCCGAGCCGAGGTCCAGGACCGTCTCGCCCTCGTGCAGTTCGGCCAGCGCGGTCGGATTGCCACAGCCGAGCGACGCCAGGCGCGCCAGGTCGGGAATCCCGTCGAGTTCGTCGGACTGGTAGAGGTCCTTCGTGATCGGATCGACCGCGTCCATCGGGCCGGTGCCGCAGGAGCCGCTGCAGCACGAGGTGGCGCCGGCGTTGCGCGCGACGTTGCGCGCCGCCTCGCCGTAGCGCTCGCGGACCGTGTCGCGCACGGCGTGGGGATCGGTCGGGTTGTCCATGGGTCTCGCTCTCGTTCGCTCGGTGAAGAATGCCGCACGGGATCACGTGGTGATCGGATCACGCGACGTCAGCCCGCGCGCGAAGCCTTCGATCGCCGCCGCGCTCTCGGGTTCGAGCCGGTAGTGCATCCAGCTCCCCCGGCGTTCGCAGACCACCAGTCCGGCCTGCCGCAGCTGCCGCAGGTGGTGGGAGATGGTCGGCTGGGAGAGGTCGAAGCTCGCTTCGATCTCGCAGGCGCACAGCGAGCCGTCGCAGTCGCGCAGCATGGCCAGGATGGCCAGGCGGGTGGGGTCGCCCATGGCCTTGAAGGCACGGGACAGGGCCTGCACCGGCTCTCCCGTGTGGGGGCTGGCGGGATGGCAGCACGGCTTCGCGAGGTCGTCTCGGTCCATGGTGTCGAACCTACGCACGGCATCGATATCTGTCAATATCGAGATCCGTCGATACGCGGCGCGTCCGGCAATCCTACCGCTCGTACGCCCTCCGGATGTTCGGCACCAGGTACTCGTCGAAGGCCTTCTCCAGGCCGTGCACGGGCGCGAAGCCCCAATCGCGCCGCGCCGCGGTGTCGTCGCAGCCCGCCGGCCACGAGTCGAGGATCGCCATGCGCTTGGCGTCGACCCCGAAGCCGATCTCAGCCTCGGGGAAGGACTCGAGCACGATCGCGCGGATCTCCTCGGCCGAGGGGTTGAAGGCCTGCAGGTTGTAGACCTGGCGCGTGAGCGAGTCGGCCGGGGCGTCGACCAGCTTCAGCGTGGCGTCCACGGCATCGGGCATGGTCATGAAGGGGATCCGGGCCTCGGGGCGGGCGAAGCAGTCGTAGGCCACACCCTTCGCCGCGGCGTGCAGCATCTCGGGCGCGTAGTCGCTGGTCCCGCCGCTCGGCGTGGTGAAGGCGCTGATCAAACCGGGGAAGCGCAGCGCGCGGAAGTCCACGCTGCCCGTGGCCGCCGCGGCGTCGAGTTGCTTGTAGTGCTTCGCGTAGTACCGACCCAGGTGCTCGCACGCGAGCTTGTTGCAGCCGTACATGGTGGTCGGCGTGTTCCAGTCGTCCT
The window above is part of the Candidatus Krumholzibacteriia bacterium genome. Proteins encoded here:
- a CDS encoding arsenite methyltransferase, which codes for MDNPTDPHAVRDTVRERYGEAARNVARNAGATSCCSGSCGTGPMDAVDPITKDLYQSDELDGIPDLARLASLGCGNPTALAELHEGETVLDLGSGGGIDVLLSARRVGPTGRAFGVDMTREMLAIARTNAEAAGATNVEFREGTLETLPFDDHTVDVIISNCVINLAGDKDRVLAEAHRVTKPGGRFAVSDVVLTRPLPSAVQSSVALWTGCVSGALTMDDYRARLERAGYTDVSFEITREYSRDDIAGMAESVPASEGGPQRVIDHLDEIDGAVVSAFVRARRA
- a CDS encoding metalloregulator ArsR/SmtB family transcription factor, with the protein product MDRDDLAKPCCHPASPHTGEPVQALSRAFKAMGDPTRLAILAMLRDCDGSLCACEIEASFDLSQPTISHHLRQLRQAGLVVCERRGSWMHYRLEPESAAAIEGFARGLTSRDPITT
- a CDS encoding NAD-dependent epimerase/dehydratase family protein, translating into MRHSGVLITGAAGEIGHALVHRIHERGIPIVTLDLKPLHPEIAAVADRTYTGSINDTQLLDTILAEFKVTMVFHLAALLSTRSEFTPVVAHDVNVVGTLNMLEFAQAQARSHGEPVTFFYPSSIAAYGLPDAGTKTKAGAVGEDDWNTPTTMYGCNKLACEHLGRYYAKHYKQLDAAAATGSVDFRALRFPGLISAFTTPSGGTSDYAPEMLHAAAKGVAYDCFARPEARIPFMTMPDAVDATLKLVDAPADSLTRQVYNLQAFNPSAEEIRAIVLESFPEAEIGFGVDAKRMAILDSWPAGCDDTAARRDWGFAPVHGLEKAFDEYLVPNIRRAYER